The following coding sequences lie in one Candidatus Bathyarchaeia archaeon genomic window:
- a CDS encoding 50S ribosomal protein L3, with translation MGHRKISAPRRGSLAYLPKARASHIVGRIRYWPEVKEGPVLLGFAGYKSGMTYTVVINDEPGSPNFGKEVVQPVTIIDAPPMYVAAIRAYVKDENRLKALTEVWADSLPKDISRVITPPKVNTKENLEKIEKSLDKIVEFRALVATQPKLANIPKKKPDLMEIKIGGGTIKEQFDYVKKILGKTISVEEVFKEGQYVDVIAVTKGKGFQGPVKRWGVRTLQHKSRKTERGVGTLGPWGMKRVIYTVPRAGQMGFHQRTEYNKRIMKIGKDGKEVTPKGGFLHYGPVKGPYIMLSGSVPGPAKRLIRLRYPARPPKKAVETPPQILFTSLESQQGV, from the coding sequence GTGGGACATAGGAAAATTAGCGCTCCAAGAAGAGGCTCATTGGCCTACTTACCTAAGGCTAGAGCATCCCATATAGTTGGGAGAATAAGATATTGGCCCGAAGTTAAAGAAGGTCCGGTTTTATTGGGGTTTGCTGGCTACAAATCCGGCATGACTTACACAGTGGTCATTAATGATGAGCCCGGCTCACCGAACTTCGGTAAAGAGGTTGTTCAGCCAGTCACTATTATTGACGCGCCTCCAATGTACGTAGCCGCAATACGTGCATATGTGAAGGATGAAAATCGCCTTAAGGCGTTAACTGAGGTTTGGGCTGACTCGTTGCCCAAAGATATTAGCAGAGTAATAACTCCGCCAAAAGTTAACACTAAAGAAAATCTAGAAAAAATAGAGAAATCACTTGATAAGATCGTAGAATTTAGAGCCTTAGTTGCCACGCAGCCGAAATTAGCAAACATTCCTAAAAAGAAGCCAGATTTGATGGAGATAAAGATAGGCGGAGGAACAATAAAGGAACAATTCGATTACGTGAAGAAAATTTTAGGTAAGACAATATCAGTAGAGGAGGTTTTTAAGGAAGGCCAGTATGTAGACGTCATAGCAGTAACTAAGGGCAAAGGCTTCCAGGGACCGGTAAAAAGGTGGGGTGTAAGAACACTTCAGCATAAAAGCCGTAAGACGGAGCGAGGCGTTGGAACATTAGGTCCGTGGGGTATGAAAAGAGTTATATATACTGTTCCGAGAGCTGGTCAGATGGGTTTCCATCAAAGAACCGAGTATAATAAGCGTATAATGAAAATTGGTAAAGATGGGAAAGAGGTTACGCCTAAGGGGGGCTTCCTACACTATGGACCCGTTAAAGGCCCATATATAATGCTGAGTGGAAGCGTTCCCGGGCCAGCTAAAAGGTTAATAAGGCTTAGATATCCTGCGCGCCCGCCAAAGAAGGCAGTTGAGACGCCGCCACAGATCCTCTTTACTTCACTTGAATCTCAGCAGGGAGTTTAG